In Deltaproteobacteria bacterium GWC2_55_46, a single window of DNA contains:
- a CDS encoding permease produces MDWKNEWKYLAAIVAVFAAFYFLPVGSSRFDNSVLEAFHLAKWYAQEHVLLCLVPAFFIAGAIAVFVSQASVMKYFGARANKVLSYGVASISGTILAVCSCTVLPLFAGIYRMGAGLGPATAFLYSGPAINVLAIILTARVLGFEMGLARAIGAILFSVIIGLLMHFIFRKEEAGKADAQALMPEPEATRPLWQNAVYFGLMIGILVFANWGKADASSGFWYDVYSAKWLITGALSVGLALSLVAWFGLTPARMLLMAAPAVVLTPLFYGSPTTVFVTGLLGLSAIISTQKNELGEWFSATWGFAKQILPLLLLGVLISGALLGRPGHEGLIPSSWVSWAVGGNSLSANFIASFLGAFMYFATLTEIPILQGLIGAGMGKGPALALLLAGPSLSLPSMLVIRSILGTKKTIVFVLLTVAMATVTGMFYGAFFE; encoded by the coding sequence ATGGACTGGAAAAACGAATGGAAATACCTGGCGGCCATCGTCGCAGTGTTCGCGGCTTTTTACTTCCTGCCGGTCGGGTCGTCAAGGTTTGACAACTCGGTCCTTGAGGCCTTTCACCTGGCCAAGTGGTACGCCCAGGAGCATGTGTTGCTGTGCCTCGTACCGGCCTTTTTCATTGCCGGGGCGATAGCGGTGTTCGTAAGCCAGGCCTCGGTGATGAAGTATTTCGGAGCCAGGGCTAACAAGGTGCTCTCGTACGGGGTCGCCTCCATTTCAGGCACCATACTTGCCGTATGCTCATGCACCGTCCTGCCCCTTTTCGCGGGTATTTACAGGATGGGAGCTGGGCTCGGGCCAGCCACAGCCTTCCTTTATTCCGGGCCAGCTATAAATGTGCTTGCGATTATCCTTACCGCGAGGGTGCTCGGCTTTGAAATGGGCCTGGCACGAGCGATCGGAGCGATACTCTTCAGCGTTATTATAGGCCTGCTGATGCACTTCATATTCAGAAAAGAGGAGGCCGGGAAGGCAGACGCCCAGGCGCTGATGCCTGAGCCGGAAGCAACAAGGCCGTTATGGCAGAATGCCGTTTACTTCGGCCTCATGATAGGAATACTGGTATTCGCTAATTGGGGAAAGGCTGATGCTTCCTCGGGCTTCTGGTACGATGTCTATTCGGCTAAGTGGCTTATAACCGGAGCCCTGTCGGTCGGGCTCGCGTTATCGCTCGTGGCCTGGTTCGGCCTCACGCCCGCAAGGATGCTCCTCATGGCGGCGCCGGCCGTAGTGCTTACGCCTCTTTTTTATGGAAGCCCGACGACTGTCTTTGTGACAGGACTTTTAGGCTTGTCCGCCATCATCAGCACGCAGAAAAACGAACTGGGAGAATGGTTCAGCGCCACATGGGGCTTTGCCAAGCAGATATTGCCGCTGCTGCTGCTCGGAGTGTTAATTTCAGGGGCGCTTCTCGGCAGGCCGGGCCATGAGGGCCTGATACCCTCCAGTTGGGTAAGCTGGGCCGTAGGGGGTAATTCGCTCTCGGCAAACTTCATAGCCTCGTTCCTGGGCGCGTTCATGTATTTCGCCACCCTGACCGAAATACCAATACTTCAGGGGCTCATCGGGGCCGGCATGGGCAAGGGCCCCGCGCTGGCGCTGCTGCTTGCGGGTCCTTCCCTAAGCCTGCCGAGCATGCTTGTCATCAGGA